In Humulus lupulus chromosome 7, drHumLupu1.1, whole genome shotgun sequence, the following are encoded in one genomic region:
- the LOC133790479 gene encoding uncharacterized protein LOC133790479, with translation MGLSLLKPSVFFLIALFAFSSSAFQSDELLLDDDEFGLEGGLPTKTPDPVRTPPTPPSSTRKRFADPESDSKIQFQLEHAFGDSDFSPAGTFTARLKTWNHGGQTLTKLRFSRNAFSKEEKEKFSRILQEDDFYRIRLPSNVLSPPGREFVISSVKVRCLPRDGLDEHIVINTDGVNILGVNYGSPGACPYPRQLKLPSKWTFNSHTILKNSEQAPRAPIFTEDILGGEGGEGEAALPPERSFWAKYWMYLIPLGLIVMNAITQAMNLPEEQAAGQSAGQAQQPTAIQRGGPPSTVRRR, from the exons ATGGGTCTCTCTCTCCTCAAGCCATCGGTCTTCTTCCTCATTGCTCTCTTTGCCTTTTCATCTTCGGCTTTCCAATCCGATGAGCTTCTCCTCGACGACGATGAGTTTGGCCTCGAAGGAGGGCTGCCTACTAAGACCCCTGATCCCGTTCGCACGCCACCCACACCTCCCTCATCGACCCGGAAGAGGTTTGCGGATCCTGAATCTGATTCTAAGATCCAATTCCAGCTCGAACACGCATTTGGGGACTCTGATTTCTCTCCCGCTGGTACCTTCACGGCTCGATTGAAGACTTGGAATCACGGTGGCCAG ACGTTAACAAAGCTGCGATTTTCGAGGAATGCATTTTCTAAAGAGGAGAAGGAAAAGTTTTCG AGGATCTTGCAAGAAGATGACTTTTATAGGATAAGATTGCCATCAAATGTTTTGAGTCCTCCTGGGAGGGAATTTGTTATTTCATCAGTAAAAGTG AGATGTCTTCCACGGGATGGCTTGGATGAGCATATTGTTATTAACACT GATGGTGTTAATATCTTGGGTGTTAATTATGGTTCCCCCGGGGCATGCCCGTATCCTCGACAGTTGAAACTT CCTTCCAAGTGGACTTTTAACTCGCATACAATTTTGAAGAACAGCGAGCAAGCACCAAG GGCTCCGATTTTTACCGAGGATATCCTTGGTGGTGAGGGTGGAGAGGGTGAAGCCGCACTGCCCCCAGAAAGGTCTTTCTGGGCTAAATAT TGGATGTACCTCATACCTCTCGGACTCATTGTCATGAACGCCATAACTCAAGCAATGAATCTGCCAGAGGAACAAGCTGCTGGCCAGTCGGCCGGCCAAGCTCAGCAGCCCACTGCAATCCAGCGTGGCGGTCCACCTTCTACTGTGCGGAGAAGATAG